The Cryptococcus gattii WM276 chromosome B, complete sequence genome has a segment encoding these proteins:
- a CDS encoding Aromatic amino acid family biosynthesis-related protein, putative (Similar to TIGR gene model, INSD accession AAW41820.1) yields MSSSSADVLKISILGSESIHVGFHLLPYIFETVVTTLPSSTYVLITDTNLSAIYLNDLKASFEEATAQAGNKARFLVYEVAPGEGAKSRKVKGEIEDWMLDNKCTRDTVILAFGGGVIGDLAGFVAATFMRGVKFIQIPTTLLAMVDSSVGGKTAIDTPHGKNLIGAFWQPSYIFVDLAFLTTLPTREVSNGMAEVVKTAAIWKDDDFALLESRSAEISLAASTRPTGSPTAGRFASDRSHAQSLLLTVVSGSIYVKAHIVTIDERETGLRNLVNFGHTIGHAIEAILTPAMLHGECVSVGIILEAEVARQLGVLSQVAVGRLTRCLQAYGLPVSLSDRRITALPASSQLSVDRLLDIMKIDKKNSGPAKKIVLLSRIGKTYEEKASVVADDVIRKVLCESVTVKAAIPTKSPITMATPGSKSISNRALVLAALGKGTCRVRNLLHSDDTAVMMNALVELKGAVFSWEDGGDTIVVEGGGGILSTPAKGKELYLGNAGTASRFLTTVCAMVSGSASSERSTIITGNARMKQRPIGPLVDALTANGAKVKYLESTGCLPLDIETDGFRGGHIQLAASVSSQYVSSILLCAPYAAEQVTLELTGGQVISQPYIDMTIAMMEQFGATVERQKDEQGNLLDIYVIPKCTYVNPAEYSVESDASSATYPLAIAAITGTTCTISNIGSSSLQGDARFAKEVLEPMGCTVEQTLTSTKVTGPPVGTLRALGNVDMEPMTDAFLTASVLAAVAVKPCLPERRVEGLPETASRIYGIANQRVKECNRIQAMRDQLAKFSVETDEFDDGIIIFGKPEASLFRGASIHCYDDHRVAMAFAVLSCIIDKTIIEEKRCVEKTWPNFWDDLQNKIGVAVEGVELETHNQASTSAKPTAAIDPSQSDRPIFLIGMRGAGKTYVGRMAADILSGQFTDADDVFAQETHQSVSEFVAVNGWDEFRKKETEILSKFVEEHRGNHVIALGGGIVETETARGILTAHVAKGGHVVHVTRALEDIEAYLDSIGSTAVRPNWGETFADVFKRREPWYQACSSHEFYNVLEAVGGQSQEEHTKAMRAECGRFFKFITGRESNRPRLSTENPTSFLSLTFPDITPALVHLDELTEGADAVEFRVDLLSITGQAPTGPALPPISFVAKQLASLRLATTLPIVFSVRSKDQGGMVPSDNAEAYGALVRLGLRSACEYVDLEVCWPVQVLDNIVRLKRETHIIASWHDWTGDMAWDGEEMKAKHLLCEKYGDVAKIVGTAKSGLDNAKLALLVGEVRSRPGAKPLLAINMGAAGQLSRVLNPILTPVTHDALPSRAAPGQLTAREIIQARALIGFLPAKKFVLFGCPIAHSVSPLLHNTGFATLGLPHNYELHESEKVDQDVLEVIRSPDFGGASVTIPLKLDIIPHLDSVSEDAKIIGAVNTVIPRGGKLHGENTDWQAIRQAAAQNLDAGALSDGSFTALVIGAGGTCRAAIYAMHKLQFKTIYLFNRTSENAAKVKASFPESYNIIVVTSLPLPEAPAVVVSTVPGNSLTLDTSSEGIYFPSDVLSRPSGVAIDLAYKPHMTALLQAAEKKEGWKVVPGVEILCLQGFMQFEEWTGKRAPEKKMRKAVLDKYFA; encoded by the exons ATGTCTTCATCCTCCGCCGATGTCCTCAAAATCTCCATCCTGGGGAGTGAGTCCATCCACGTTGGattccatctccttcccTATATCTTCGAAACCGTCGTAACCactctcccttcttccacctACGTCCTTATCACCGATACGAATCTCTCTGCAATCTATCTCAATGACCTCAAGGCCTCTTTCGAAGAGGCTACGGCACAGGCTGGCAACAAGGCAAGGTTCCTTGTCTACGAGGTCGCCCCTGGAGAAGGCGCGAAGAGCCGAAAAGTCAAGGGCGAAATCGAGGACTGGATGCTTGATAACAAGTGCACTAGAGATACTGTGATCCTTGCATTCGGTGGCGGTGTCATTGGAGACCTTGCTGGATTTGTTGCTGCTACTTT CATGCGAGGTGTCAAGTTTATCCAAATCCCGACGACTCTTCTAGCTATGGTCGACTCTTCTGTTGGTGGAAAGACCGCTATCGATACCCCACATGGCAAGAACCTCATTGGTGCATTCTGGCAGCCCAGTTACATCTTTGTTGACCTCGCGTTCCTTACTACACTTCCTACTAGGGAAGTTTCCAATGGCATGGCCGAAGTAGTCAAG ACTGCCGCTATCTGGAAGGATGACGATTTCGCTCTCCTCGAGTCACGCTCTGCCGAGATTTCTCTAGCAGCCTCTACTCGCCCCACCGGCTCCCCTACTGCCGGTCGTTTCGCCTCTGACCGCTCTCACGCTCAGTCTCTCCTTCTTACGGTCGTTTCTGGATCAATCTATGTTAAGGCTCATATCGTGACCATTGATGAACGAGAAACTGGTCTCCGAAACCTTGTTAACTTTGGACATACTATCGGACATGCCATTGAGGCTATCCTTACTCCCGCGATGCTTCACGGCGAGTGCGTCTCAGTTGGTATTATTCTTGAAGCCGAGGTTGCCAGGCAATTAGGTGTTCTTAGCCAAGTGGCTGTCGGACGTCTTACCAGGTGTCTTCAAGCTTATGGCTTGCCCGTCTCTCTCTCTGACAGGCGAATTACCGCCCTCCCTGCTTCGAGCCAGCTTTCCGTTGATCGTCTTCTTGACATCATGAAGATTGACAAGAAGAACTCAGGCCCCGCCAAAAAAATCGTTCTCCTCTCTCGGATCGGGAAGACCTACGAGGAGAAGGCCTCTGTCGTTGCCGACGACGTCATCCGCAAAGTCTTGTGCGAATCTGTCACTGTAAAGGCTGCCATTCCTACCAAATCTCCCATTACCATGGCCACTCCTGGAAGCAAAAGTATCTCTAACCGTGCCCTGGTACTTGCTGCCCTTGGTAAGGGCACCTGTAGGGTAAGGAACCTTTTGCACTCCGATGATACCGCCGTCATGATGAACGCTCTTGTGGAGCTTAAG GGTGCTGTATTCTCCTGGGAAGATGGTGGTGATACCATCGTCGTTGAAGGCGGAGGCGGCATTCTCAGCACTCCAGCGAAGGGCAAGGAGCTTTATCTCGGTAATGCGGGCACTGCCAGTCGATTCCTCACCACTGTTTGCGCCATGGTCTCAGGCTCAGCTTCGAGCGAAAGGTCTACGATCATTACTGGCAACGCCCGTATGAAGCAGCGTCCTATCGGGCCTTTGGTCGACGCTCTCACAGCCAATGGCGCCAAGGTCAAGTATCTTGAGTCTACCGGATGCCTGCCCCTTGATATCGAAACCGACGGCTTCCGAGGAGGGCACATCCAGCTTGCTGCATCTGTGTCTTCTCAATACGTTTCTTCAATCCTTCTTTGCGCACCTTACGCGGCTGAGCAGGTCACCCTTGAGCTTACTGGCGGTCAGGTCATCTCTCAGCCTTACATCGACATGACCATCGCCATGATGGAACAGTTTGGAGCCACAGTCGAGCGCCAGAAGGATGAGCAAGGTAACTTGCTTGACATCTACGTGATTCCCAAATGTACGTACGTCAATCCGGCCGAGTACAGCGTCGAATCCGATGCGTCTAGTGCTACCTACCCGCTTGCCATCGCTGCCATCACTGGTACCACCTGTACCATATCCAACATCggctcttcttctcttcaaGGTGATGCTCGCTTTGCCAAAGAGGTCCTCGAACCCATGGGTTGTACTGTTGAACAGACACTCACCAGCACCAAGGTCACCGGCCCTCCTGTTGGCACTTTGAGGGCACTCGGTAACGTTGACATGGAGCCCATGACGGATGCTTTCTTGACTGCATCAGTGTTGGCGGCTGTGGCTGTCAAGCCTTGTCTGCCTGAGAGGAGGGTTGAGGGTCTACCCGAAACCGCTTCAAGGATTTATGGTATCGCCAACCAAAGGGTTAAGGAATGTAACAGAATTCAAGCCATGAGAGATCAACTTG CTAAATTCAGTGTTGAGACTGACGAATTTGACGACGGTATCATCATCTTTGGCAAGCCGGAAGCCTCTCTGTTCCGAGGTGCCTCTATCCACTGCTATGACGATCATCGCGTGGCCATGGCATTTGCAGTGTTGTCTTGTATCATTGACAAGACCATCATCGAGGAAAAGCGTTGCGTTGAGAAGACTTGGCCCAACTTCTGGGACGACTTACAGAACAAG ATTGGTGTTGCTGTGGAAGGTGTAGAGCTTGAAACGCACAACCAGGCCTCCACCTCTGCCAAACCCACTGCTGCCATCGACCCATCCCAGTCCGATAGACCAATCTTCCTTATTGGCATGCGTGGTGCTGGCAAGACCTACGTCGGTCGAATGGCGGCCGACATTCTCTCTGGCCAATTCACTGACGCCGATGATGTTTTCGCTCAGGAGACCCACCAATCTGTATCTGAATTTGTCGCTGTCAACGGATGGGACGAGTTTAGGAAGAAGGAGACAGAGATCCTGAGCAAGTTCGTTGAGGAGCACAGGGGTAACCACGTTATCGCTCTTGGTGGTGGGATAGTGGAAACTGAAACCGCAAGGGGGATTTTGACGGCACATGTGGCTAAAGGTGGTCATGTCGTTCACGTTACCAGGGCATTGGAGGACATCGAGGCCTATCTTGACTCAATCGGAAGCACCGCTGTTAGACCCAACTGGGGTGAGACCTTTGCAGACGTTTTCAAGAGGAGGGAGCCTTGGTACCAGGCTTGCTCCAGCCACGAATTCTACAATGTCCTTGAAGCAGTCGGCGGTCAGTCGCAGGAGGAGCACACCAAGGCGATGCGAGCGGAATGTGGAAGGTTCTTCAAGTTTATCACTGGACGAGAGTCTAATCGCCCACGTTTGAGCACCGAAAATCCTACATCTTTCTTGTCATTGACTTTCCCCGACATTACTCCTGCTTTGGTTCACCTCGACGAGCTTACAGAGGGAGCTGATGCAGTTGAGTTCCGAGTCGATCTTCTGAGTATTACCGGTCAAGCACCTACGGGTCCAGCACTTCCTCCTATTTCTTTTGTGGCGAAGCAACTTGCCAGCCTTCGTCTTGCGACCACATTGCCGATCGTTTTCTCTGTGAGGTCCAAGGATCAAGGAGGTATGGTTCCTTCCGACAATGCTGAAGCCTATGGGGCTTTGGTTCGTCTCGGTTTGCGTTCCGCTTGCGAGTACGTCGATCTTGAAGTCTGCTGGCCGGTACAGGTCCTTGACAATATTGTCCGATTGAAGCGTGAAACACACATCATTGCTTCTTGGCACGACTGGACAGGCGACATGGCATGGGATGGTGAGGAGATGAAGGCTAAACATCTTTTGTGTGAGAAGTATGGTGATGTCGCGAAGATCGTCGGCACGGCCAAGTCAGGGTTGGATAACGCCAAACTTGCACTCCTTGTTGGTGAAGTTCGAAGCCGTCCTGGAGCCAAGCCTTTGTTGGCTATCAACATGGGTGCAGCGGGACAACTTTCGAGAGTTTTGAACCCAATCCTTACTCCTGTCACTCATGATGCCCTTCCTTCTCGAGCCGCTCCTGGTCAACTCACTGCTCGCGAAATTATCCAAGCTCGTGCTCTTATCGGCTTCCTCCCGGCCAAGAAGTTTGTGCTTTTCGGCTGTCCCATTGCCCACTCCGTCTCGCCGTTATTGCACAATACCGGCTTCGCTACCTTAGGTTTGCCCCATAACTATGAGTTGCATGAGTCTGAGAAAGTTGATCAGGACGTCTTGGAAGTGATTCGATCTCCAGACTTTGGTGGCGCAAGCGTCACTATCCCTCTCAAGCTCGATATCATTCCTCATCTTGATTCTGTTTCCGAAGATGCCAAGATCATCGGAGCTGTCAACACTGTCATCCCGCGGGGTGGCAAGCTCCATGGCGAGAACACTGACTGGCAGGCTATTCGTCAGGCTGCTGCACAGAATCTCGATGCTGGTGCCCTCAGCGATGGATCTTTCACCGCTCTCGTGATCGGTGCAGGTGGTACTTGTCGTGCGGCCATTTACGCAATGCACAAGCTCCAATTCAAGACCATCTACTTGTTCAACCGGACATCTGAGAACGCTGCGAAGGTCAAGGCTTCTTTCCCCGAGTCTTACAACATCATTGTTGTCACATCTCTCCCTTTGCCTGAGGCTCCTGCCGTAGTCGTCTCTACTGTTCCTGGTAACTCTTTGACACTCGACACATCTTCTGAAGGGATCTATTTCCCATCTGACGTGCTTTCTCGTCCTAGCGGTGTTGCCATTGACTTGGCCTACAAGCCTCATATGACTGCCCTGTTGCAGGCTGcggaaaagaaagaagggtGGAAGGTTGTACCTGGTGTAGAGATCTTGTGTTTGCAAGGATTCATGCAGTTTGAAGAGTGGACTGGCAAGAGGGCGCccgagaagaagatgaggaaggcAGTTTTGGACAAGTACTTTGCATAA
- a CDS encoding pre-mRNA splicing factor, putative (Similar to TIGR gene model, INSD accession AAW41818.1) — protein sequence MPRSPYRSSNRTYRSPSPVRYDRSHPSSSSRRLDDRKASRFDDGYSRDRERDRERDRDYRDRDRDYDRRRDRDRYRDDDRDRRRRDDRDDRRREERDRDSDRKRDSERRSPLPAIRAEPNVSSASPAPETEEEKKRKAKERLETWKRQRALKEGKTATPESKSPAPPPVTSGLPPKPTAFTLSRIGLPLKPTNPTPLKRSMTTLDDEDTSDRKLQKLDLPDFDPEVQSGDAAQVGSIGADLAVADGDEDDDAVVKKEEEKMDVDKKAEEEEEEDPLDAFMRDNVQQVVEVNKADAKRMGLRIAEDGSDDEDRGQVVEKDKLAEAEALLQQAAAKSRKKDLPPPDHSKIDYEPFRKAFYVPPVEVLEMDEEEAELMRLEMDGIKIRGQDAPKPVRNWGAFGLPQGCLDVIKHQGWETPTSIQAQAIPAIMSGRDVIGIAKTGSGKTVAFLLPMLRHVRDQRPVSGSEGPIAVVLSPTRELATQIYKECQPFLKVLNIRASCCVGGSSISEDIAAMKKGAEVVICTPGRMIDLLTANNGRVTNVRRTTYIVMDEADRMFDMGFEPQVMKIINNVRPNAQKVLFSATFPKTMESLARKILVKPLEITVGGRSVVAPEIDQRVEVRDGDTKFTRLLEILGEMGEEHKDEDDFRALIFVDRQESADDLFRELLQRGYVCASLHGGKEQVDRDEAIKNFKNGDVPIIVATSVAARGLDVKELKLVINYDAPNHMEDYVHRAGRTGRAGNKGTCITFITPEQERFSVDIVRALEASKAFIPDDLKQMSDSFLGKIKSGKARAAGSGYSGKGLERIERRREEKDRAEKTTYGDTSEALSLSSREGAVIPYKAKTNEFKPPETSHKGDADYTFTEIKVDIINGPAPDRVPSQPVFNPKNAVASLPAQTLAALEKAKKEGRGVDAANLANVVAKLTQSIELTKAEKLGLAAATSAPRLAPGARTKDPDATDWHAIFPINDYPQKARWKATNKEQMTLLQEVSGASITMRGRFYPPGEEPALGGEPKLSLLIESNDEMRVRAAVEEIRRVLVEGSVQALNAVDRAGASGGRYAV from the exons ATGCCTAGATCACCATATAGATCATCGAATAGGACTTATCGTAGTCCCTCGCCCGTCCGATATGACCGTTCTCACCCGAGCTCCTCTTCTAGACGTCTCGACGACCGAAAGGCCTCGAGGTTCGATGACGGCTACTCGAGGGACCGAGAGAGAGATAGGGAAAGGGATAGAGACTACAGGGATAGAGACAGAGATTATGATAGGAGGCGAGATAGGGACAGGTATCGTGACGATGACCGAGACAGACGGAGGAGAGATGATAGAGATGACAGGCGGCGAGAAGAGAGAGATCGGGATTCTGACCGCAAGAGAGATTCTGAGCGAAGATCTCCTCTGCCAGCCATTCGTGCGGAACCGAATGTATCGTCAGCCTCACCAGCTCCGGAAACcgaagaggagaagaaacGAAAGGCAAAGGAGAGACTAGAAACTTGGAAGCGCCAGCGTGCCTTGAAGGAGGGCAAGACTGCGACACCTGAGTCGAAGAGCCCTGCACCACCCCCCGTTACCT CTGGTCTGCCGCCCAAACCAACCGCCTTTACCCTCTCTCGTATTGGTCTTCCGCTCAAACCTACAAATCCAACGCCACTCAAACGTAGCATGACTACTCTTGACGACGAAGATACATCTGACCGCAAACTACAAAAGCTAGACCTACCTGATTTTGATCCTGAAGTCCAGTCAGGAGATGCGGCTCAGGTAGGATCCATTGGCGCAGACTTGGCGGTGGCGGATggcgatgaagatgatgatgcaGTGGTTaaaaaggaggaggagaagatggatgTAGACAAGAAagcggaagaagaagaggaagaggaccCGTTGGATGCGTTCATGAGAGACAACGTGCAGCAGGTTGTGGAAGTGAACAAGGCGGACGCCAAGCGAATGGGGTTGCGGATTGCTGAGGATGGCAGCGACGATGAAGATCGGGGACAAGTTGTGGAGAAGGATAAGCTTGCCGAGGCGGAAGCATTGTTACA ACAAGCTGCGGCTAAATCACGCAAGAAGGATCTTCCTCCCCCTGATCATTCCAAAATCGACTATGAACCTTTCCGCAAAGCTTTCTACGTACCCCCTGTTGAAGTAttggagatggatgaggaagaggctgaGTTAATGCGTTTGGAAATGGATGGTATTAAAATACGAGGACAAGATGCTCCAAAGCCAGTTAGGAATTGGGGCGCCTTTGGTCTGCCTCAAGGATG TCTTGACGTGATCAAGCACCAAGGTTGGGAAACACCCACTTCCATACAAGCCCAGGCTATCCCGGCTATAATGTCTGGCCGAGACGTCATTGGTATTGCCAAAACCGGTTCCGGTAAGACTGTTGCTTTCCTCTTACCAATGCTCCGTCACGTTCGCGATCAAAGGCCTGTGTCCGGTAGTGAAGGGCCGATTGCGGTTGTCTTGTCACCTACTAGGGAGTTGGCCACTCAGATCTATAAAGAGTGCCAGCCCTTTCTCAAGGTGCTCAACATTAGG GCTTCCTGCTGCGTCGGCGGTTCATCCATTAGTGAGGATATTGCTGCTATGAAGAAGGGTGCCGAAGTCGTTATCTGCACTCCTGGCCGAATGATCGATCTTCTCACCGCCAATAACGGCCGCGTCACAAATGTACGACGCACCACCTACATTGTTATGGATGAAGCGGACCGAATGTTTGATATGGGCTTTGAACCTCAAGTCATGAAAATTATCAATAATGTTAGACCGAACGCTCAGAAGGTTCTGTTCTCGGCAACATTCCCCAAGACAATGGAATCGCTTGCGAGGAAAATATTGGTGAAGCCCTTGGAGATTACAGTCGGAGGCAGAAGTGTTGTTGCACCCGAAATTGACCAGCGTGTCGAAGTGCGTGATGGTGATACGAAGTTCACACGTTTGCTTGAAATCCTTGGTGAGATGGGCGAGGAGCACAAGGACGAAGATGATTTCCGAGCCCTTATCTTTGTCGACCGTCAAGAAAGTGCGGATGATCTATTTAGAGAACTGCTACAGAGGGGTTATGTTTGTGCTTCACTGCACGGCGGTAAAGAGCAGGTCGATCGTGATGAAGCTATCAAAAACTTCAAGAATGGTGATGTGCCTATCATCGTGGCGACTTCTGTAGCGGCAAGAGGTTTGGATGTAAAAGAGTTGAAGCTTGTCATT AACTATGACGCACCTAACCACATGGAAGATTATGTTCACCGTGCTGGCCGAACAGGTCGTGCCGGTAACAAAGGCACCTGTATAACATTCATCACGCCGGAGCAGGAAAGATTCTCCGTCGATATCGTACGAGCTTTAGAAGCGAGTAAGGCATTCATCCCCGATGACCTGAAACAGATGTCGGATT CATTCCTTGGCAAGATCAAGTCTGGCAAAGCGCGAGCTGCCGGTAGTGGATATAGTGGTAAAGGCCTTGAGCGAATTGAACGCCGTCGGGAGGAGAAAGACAGAGCGGAAAAGACAACCTACGGTGATACGTCCGAAGCCCTGTCACTCTCCTCGCGTGAGGGAGCTGTCATCCCCTACAAAGCCAAGACGAACGAGTTCAAGCCTCCAGAGACCTCTCACAAGGGTGATGCCGACTATACATTCACAGAAATTAAGGTTGATATCATCAATGGTCCTGCGCCTGATCGCGTTCCCTCTCAACCTGTATTTAATCCGAAGAACGCCGTAGCCTCTCTGCCAGCACAGACATTGGCGGCACTGGagaaggcaaagaaggagggCCGAGGCGTAGATGCGGCGAATCTGGCCAATGTGGTGGCCAAACTTACTCAATCTATCGAACTCACCAAAGCTGAGAAACTTGGCTTGGCTGCAGCCACCTCTGCACCTCGGCTTGCTCCTGGTGCGAGAACGAAAGATCCCGACGCCACCGACTGGCACGCTATTTTCCCCATCAATGATTACCCTCAAAAGGCTCGTTGGAAGGCGACCAATAAGGAGCAGATGACCTTGCTACAAGAAGTCTCAGGAGCAAGTATTACAATGCGAGGCAGATTTTACCCGCCTGGGGAGGAGCCTGCGTTGGGTGGTGAACCCAAGCTGAGTTTGTTGATAGAGAGCAACGACGAAATGAGAGTGAGGGCTGCTGTAGAAGAAATTCGAAGGGTGCTGGTAGAAGGATCAGTACAAGCGCTTAATGCGGTTGATAGGGCGGGTGCGAGTGGTGGAAGGTACGCTGTGTAG
- a CDS encoding Tubulin-folding cofactor B, putative (Similar to TIGR gene model, INSD accession AAW41821.1) yields the protein MTYLSVFVTSPDTQSERRFDSDLTVQQLKDKLTPITGISPQYQVIKICRSADQVSGPPLAVLDDDSRTLASYGLEEWNCLKVDNIDPNYHPGEFTDESNLERFELSPEEYAARSDTVLAHLRANKLGRFSDTQTGLDFPPPPAPTTLDPTIVPGKRCEVSHGQDGIAKRGTVRFAGEANIGKGGAWVGIELDEPLGKGDGEVEGTRYFSCLPKHAVFVRPAKVTVGDFPEEDIFSDDEI from the exons ATGACCTACCTCAGTGTCTTTGTAACCTCCCCCGATACGCAATCAGAGCGCAGATTTGATTCGGATCTCACTGTCCAACAGCTCAAG GATAAACTCACTCCGATAACCGGCATTTCACCTCAGTATCAAGTAATAAAAATCTGTCGATCGGCCGATCAGGTTTCTGGCCCTCCTTTGGCAGTGCTTGATGATGACTCCCGGACATTGGCAAGCTACGGTCTGGAAGAATGGAATTGTCTCAAA GTAGACAATATCGATCCTAACTACCACCCTGGAGAATTTACCGACGAATCCAATCTCGAACGTTTTGAGCTCAGCCCTGAAGAATACGCTGCTCGTTCAGATACTGTACTTGCTCATCTGAGAGCCAACAAGCTAGGACGTTTTTCTGATACTCAAACCGGCCTCGacttccctcctcctcctgccCCAACAACCTTGGACCCAACTATTGTCCCAGGAAAGAGATGTGAGGTGTCACATGGACAGGATGGGATTGCAAAAAGAGGCACAGTGAGGTTTGCGGGGGAAGCAAATATCGGAAAGGGTGGAGCATGGGTCGGTATAGAGCTTGACGAGCCTCtgggaaaaggagatggaga AGTTGAGGGCACGAGATACTTCTCATGCTTACCGAAGCACGCTGTTTTTGTCAGACCTGCAAAAGTCACAGTAGGGGACTTCCCGGAAGAGGACATCTTCTCCGACGACGAAATATAG
- a CDS encoding Hypothetical Protein (Similar to TIGR gene model, INSD accession AAW41819.1) yields MPLQRPPWVVKDIANILGLDDESVKQMIVPDLESQNIESRLRTHLQDFLGPSQAAKDFTSRYLALRFPSLTNTPSSVPSTQLTPGADLLKSKVKAKTPTLVSAPTAGSSSGISTKEFEAAFGPGGKIYMKNRDADDISFQIGRSSQAGASRSGSNTPIPRQRQGGAISVNIVEKPKAAAGVATGKGKSKVEKIWDVPKSKEVRKIEAIIASLRSIQESGPKSGEGYNCFCQARLHTLSPYTPICQTCGLIICTLHAPHLPCPSCAHSLYNAAQLSRLILKVETDLEIQLEKERMEELERERERQEMLLAESGGGQFPSLTVGSASATGTNNVPLGGARKVISIGAKDKGKGRAMVTATTYRTGSSAPSPRPKTPPPENIMPRPRSIPVDQNKAEKELTKVLNWRKEEGRPWGNMKAEKRGDAMKYVGVDVIAMRHVDENTMGRRRRGKLKTGEAGRIVPGAQTKA; encoded by the exons ATGCCTCTTCAACGTCCCCCCTGGGTTGTCAAAGACATTGCTAACATATTAGGCCTCG ACGATGAATCGGTGAAGCAGATGATCGTGCCCGACCTCGAGAGCCAGAATATTGAGTCCAGACTTCGCACACATCTACAA GATTTCTTAGGTCCCTCCCAAGCAGCAAAAGACTTCACTTCCCGCTACCTTGCTCTACGCTTTCCGTCCCTTACCAACACTCCTTCTTCAGTTCCTAGCACTCAGCTTACTCCTGGTGCCGATCTACTCAAATCGAAAGTAAAAGCAAAGACACCCACTCTTGTCTCCGCTCCCACTGCCGGAAGCAGCTCTGGAATCAGTACCAAAGAGTTTGAGGCGGCGTTTGGTCCCGGTGGGAAGATATATATGAAAAATAGGGATGCCGATGATATTTCTTTCCAGATCGGAAGATCTTCTCAAGCTGGCGCGTCCCGGTCAGGATCCAATACCCCTATACCCAGGCAGAGGCAAGGCGGGGCCATATCTGTCAATATCGTGGAAAAGCCCAAGGCGGCTGCGGGAGTTGCAACTGGAAAAGGCAAGAGCAAAGTGGAAAAAATTTGGGATGTACCCAAGAGCAAAGAGGTCAGGAAAATTGAAGCAATCATTGCAAGTTTGAGAAGTATTCAGGAGAGTGGGCCAAAATCCGGTGAAGGTTATAACTGTTTTTGTCAGG CTCGGCTGCACACTCTTTCACCATATACTCCTATTTGTCAAACATGCGGCCTCATTATCTGCACTCTACACGCGCCTCATCtcccttgcccttcttgcGCCCACTCTCTTTACAATGCCGCTCAACTTTCCCGCCTCATCCTCAAGGTGGAAACTGATCTCGAAATTCAGTTAGAGAAAGAGCGAATGGAAGAGCTGGAGCGTGAACGGGAGAGACAGGAAATGTTGCTAGCAGAAAGTGGTGGTGGACAATTCCCCAGTTTAACTGTTGGGTCAGCTAGCGCGACAGGGACAAACAACGTGCCCCTCGGAGGAGCCAGAAAAGTTATTTCAATCGGAGCAAAGGACAAGGGAAAAGGTCGAGCCATGGTTACAGCTACCACATACCGTACTGGGTCCTCTGCACCATCGCCTCGCCCCAAAACTCCACCGCCCGAGAATATCATGCCTCGCCCACGTTCAATACCTGTTGATCAGAATAAAGCCGAGAAGGAACTTACAAAGGTCCTCAAttggaggaaggaggaaggcAGGCCGTGGGGCAACATGAAGGCAGAGAAGAGGGGAGATGCAATGAAATATGTCGGGGTGGACGTGATTGCGATGCGTCATGTTGATGAAAACACCAtgggaaggagaagaaggggaaagcTGAAGACTGGAGAAGCAGGAAGGATCGTACCAGGAGCCCAAACCAAAGCATAG